A region from the Pseudomonas cucumis genome encodes:
- the flhF gene encoding flagellar biosynthesis protein FlhF produces MQVKRFFAADMRQAMKLVRDELGADAAIIGNRRIAGGVELTAALDYKLSALAPRVPNMELEDELRKTQSRIVTAQAELSLRGDGESDKSTNRQLFAGLPLTAAEPLIEPTLAEPRRSAPAPAAATGVDPRAFDSMRFELNSLRELMEVQLGSLAWNQLQGSRPAQANLWRRLQRIGLSGPLSRDLLALITDIEEPRQAWRMLLAHLARMIATPEVEPLEEGGVIAMVGPAGMGKTTTLAKLAARYVLKYGAQNIALVSMDSYRIGAQEQLKTLGRILNVSVTHVDPGQSLVQALEPLLRKRVVLIDTAGLQASDPALRMQLESLAGRGIKSKNYLVLATTSQKQVLTAAYHSYKRCGLAGCILTKLDETASLGEVLSLAISHELPVAYLTDGPRIPDDLHLPRRHQLVSRAVSVQMQEEPSEEAMADMFADIYHSPTKQVG; encoded by the coding sequence ATGCAAGTTAAGCGTTTTTTCGCCGCCGATATGCGTCAGGCCATGAAACTGGTTCGTGATGAGCTGGGCGCCGATGCCGCCATCATTGGCAATCGCCGGATCGCCGGCGGTGTCGAGCTGACGGCCGCCCTGGATTACAAATTGTCGGCGTTGGCCCCGCGTGTTCCGAACATGGAACTCGAAGACGAGCTGCGCAAGACCCAATCGCGGATCGTCACCGCCCAGGCCGAACTGAGCCTGCGTGGCGATGGCGAGAGCGACAAGAGCACCAATCGCCAATTGTTCGCCGGCCTGCCGTTGACCGCCGCCGAGCCGCTGATTGAACCGACATTGGCCGAGCCTCGGCGTTCGGCCCCTGCGCCTGCCGCAGCGACCGGCGTTGACCCGCGTGCATTCGATTCGATGCGTTTCGAACTCAACAGCCTGCGTGAACTGATGGAAGTGCAACTGGGTTCGCTGGCCTGGAATCAGTTGCAAGGCAGCCGCCCGGCCCAGGCCAACCTCTGGCGTCGTCTGCAACGCATCGGTCTGTCCGGTCCGTTGTCGCGCGATCTGCTGGCACTGATTACCGACATTGAAGAACCCCGTCAGGCCTGGCGCATGTTGCTCGCGCACCTGGCGCGGATGATCGCCACCCCGGAAGTCGAGCCATTGGAAGAGGGTGGTGTGATTGCGATGGTCGGCCCGGCCGGCATGGGCAAGACCACTACGCTGGCCAAACTCGCCGCCCGTTACGTGCTCAAGTACGGCGCGCAAAACATCGCGCTGGTGAGCATGGACAGCTATCGCATCGGTGCTCAGGAACAGCTCAAGACCCTGGGACGCATCCTCAACGTGTCGGTCACCCACGTCGACCCGGGCCAATCGCTGGTGCAGGCGTTGGAGCCTTTGCTGCGCAAACGCGTGGTGTTGATCGATACCGCCGGCTTGCAGGCCAGCGATCCGGCACTGCGCATGCAGCTCGAAAGCCTGGCCGGACGCGGCATCAAATCAAAAAATTATCTGGTCTTGGCAACCACCAGCCAAAAACAGGTTCTAACCGCTGCTTATCACAGTTACAAACGCTGCGGCCTCGCTGGCTGCATCCTGACTAAACTGGATGAAACGGCAAGCTTGGGTGAGGTGTTGAGCCTGGCCATTAGTCATGAATTGCCGGTGGCTTACCTGACCGATGGCCCGCGGATTCCAGATGATTTGCATCTGCCGCGTCGTCATCAGTTGGTCAGCCGCGCCGTTAGCGTGCAAATGCAGGAAGAACCCAGCGAAGAAGCCATGGCTGATATGTTCGCTGATATTTACCACAGTCCCACCAAGCAGGTTGGCTGA
- the fleN gene encoding flagellar synthesis regulator FleN, whose translation MGSMHPVQVIAVTGGKGGVGKTNVSVNLSLALAELGRRVMLLDADLGLANVDVLLGLTPKRTLADVIEGRCELRDVLLQGPGGIRIVPAASGTQSMVHLSPAQHAGLIQAFSDIGDNLDVLVIDTAAGIGDSVVSFVRAAQEVLLVVCDEPTSITDAYALIKLLNRDYGMNRFRVLANMAQSPQEGRNLFAKLTKVTDRFLDVALQYVGAVPYDESVRKAVQKQRAVYEAFPRSKCALAFKAIAQKVDTWPLPANPRGHLEFFVERLVQQTAGPVL comes from the coding sequence ATGGGCAGCATGCATCCCGTACAGGTGATCGCGGTGACCGGCGGCAAAGGTGGCGTCGGGAAGACTAACGTGTCAGTGAACTTGTCCCTGGCTCTAGCTGAGCTCGGCCGGCGCGTCATGCTGCTGGATGCCGATCTGGGGCTGGCGAACGTCGACGTTCTGCTGGGGCTGACACCCAAACGCACGCTGGCTGACGTGATCGAAGGCCGCTGTGAACTGCGCGACGTGTTGTTGCAAGGGCCCGGCGGCATTCGCATCGTCCCGGCCGCGTCCGGCACCCAGAGCATGGTTCATCTGAGCCCGGCCCAGCATGCCGGCCTGATCCAGGCCTTCAGCGACATCGGCGACAATCTCGACGTATTGGTGATCGACACCGCTGCGGGCATTGGTGACTCGGTGGTCAGTTTCGTGCGCGCAGCGCAAGAAGTTTTGCTGGTGGTGTGCGACGAGCCGACCTCGATCACTGACGCCTACGCGTTGATCAAACTGCTGAACCGCGACTACGGCATGAATCGTTTCCGCGTCCTGGCCAACATGGCGCAGAGCCCGCAGGAAGGCCGCAACCTGTTCGCCAAGTTGACCAAGGTCACGGATCGCTTCCTCGACGTCGCCTTGCAATACGTCGGTGCGGTGCCTTACGACGAAAGCGTGCGCAAGGCCGTGCAGAAGCAGCGTGCCGTCTACGAAGCCTTCCCGCGTTCCAAGTGCGCCCTGGCGTTCAAGGCCATTGCGCAGAAGGTCGATACCTGGCCGCTGCCGGCCAACCCGCGTGGGCATCTGGAGTTTTTCGTCGAGCGCCTCGTGCAACAGACCGCAGGACCCGTCCTATGA
- the fliA gene encoding RNA polymerase sigma factor FliA: MTASGYNLYKKSARDAQYELIERYAPLVKRIAYHLLARLPASVQVEDLIQAGMIGLLEVSTKYDASKGASFETYAGIRIRGAMLDEVRKGDWAPRSVHRNTRMVSDAIRSIEAKTGRDAKDHEVAAELQLSLDDYYGILNDTLGSRLFSFDDLLQDGEHEGLHEDGASAHLEPSRDLEDERFQAALADAIANLPERERLVLALYYDEELNLKEIGEVLGVSESRVSQLHSQCAARLRGRLGEWRAR; encoded by the coding sequence ATGACAGCCAGTGGCTACAACCTCTACAAGAAGTCGGCACGTGACGCGCAGTACGAGCTGATCGAGCGTTACGCGCCACTGGTCAAACGCATTGCCTACCACTTGCTGGCGCGTTTGCCGGCCAGCGTTCAGGTCGAAGACCTGATCCAGGCCGGGATGATCGGCCTGCTTGAAGTATCCACCAAATACGACGCCAGCAAAGGCGCGAGTTTCGAGACGTACGCGGGCATTCGAATCCGCGGCGCGATGCTCGATGAAGTGCGCAAGGGGGACTGGGCGCCACGTTCGGTTCACCGCAATACCCGCATGGTCAGCGACGCAATTCGCTCGATTGAAGCTAAAACCGGTCGTGACGCTAAAGATCACGAAGTTGCGGCCGAACTCCAATTGAGTCTCGACGATTATTACGGAATTTTGAACGACACCCTGGGCAGCCGGTTATTCAGTTTCGACGATCTGTTGCAGGACGGCGAACACGAAGGGCTGCACGAGGATGGCGCCAGTGCTCATCTCGAGCCGTCACGCGATCTGGAAGATGAACGCTTCCAGGCGGCGCTGGCGGACGCGATTGCCAATTTGCCGGAGCGTGAGCGACTGGTGTTGGCGCTGTACTACGACGAAGAGTTGAATCTCAAGGAAATCGGTGAGGTCCTGGGGGTCAGCGAATCGCGGGTCAGCCAGTTACACAGCCAGTGCGCGGCCCGTTTGCGGGGGCGTTTGGGGGAGTGGCGAGCGCGCTGA
- a CDS encoding protein phosphatase CheZ gives MEHNESSQGDFESTLKKHAVELVESLEKGRFGDAVQLIHELNQTRDRGLYQEVGKLTRELHSAIVNFQIDPHMPQAEEVSQITDATERLGYVVKLTEAAANRTMDLVENATPLINSLSDEAQALSTDWGRFMRREVGAEEFRELARRVDGFLTRSSEDNRIVSSNLNDILLAQDYQDLTGQVIKRVTQLVTDVESNLLKLVLMASQVDRFAGIEHDREAMLAEKDPQKHLSQGEGPQIHADKREDVVSGQDDVDDLLSSLGF, from the coding sequence ATGGAGCATAACGAATCTTCACAGGGCGATTTTGAGTCGACCCTGAAAAAACACGCGGTCGAACTGGTCGAAAGCCTTGAAAAAGGCAGGTTCGGCGACGCTGTGCAACTGATCCATGAGCTCAACCAGACCCGTGACCGCGGCCTGTACCAGGAAGTGGGCAAGCTCACCCGCGAGTTGCATAGCGCGATCGTCAATTTTCAGATTGACCCGCACATGCCGCAAGCCGAGGAAGTGTCTCAGATCACGGATGCCACCGAGCGCCTGGGTTATGTGGTCAAGCTGACCGAGGCCGCGGCCAACCGCACCATGGACCTGGTGGAAAACGCCACGCCGCTGATCAACAGCCTGAGCGACGAAGCTCAGGCGCTGAGCACGGATTGGGGACGGTTCATGCGTCGCGAAGTCGGGGCTGAAGAGTTCCGTGAACTGGCCCGGCGGGTCGATGGTTTCCTGACACGCAGCAGCGAAGACAACCGCATCGTGTCGAGCAACCTCAACGACATTCTGCTGGCCCAGGATTACCAGGACCTCACCGGTCAGGTGATCAAACGCGTGACCCAGTTGGTCACCGACGTTGAAAGCAACCTGCTCAAGCTCGTGCTCATGGCCAGTCAGGTCGACCGCTTTGCGGGTATCGAACATGACCGTGAAGCGATGCTGGCTGAAAAAGATCCACAAAAACATCTCTCTCAGGGTGAAGGTCCGCAGATTCATGCCGATAAAAGAGAAGACGTTGTGTCCGGTCAGGACGATGTGGACGATTTGCTATCCAGCCTAGGATTTTAG
- a CDS encoding chemotaxis response regulator CheY — MKILIVDDFSTMRRIIKNLLRDLGFTNTVEADDGITAIPVLNSGSIDFLVTDWNMPGMTGIDLLRHVRADEKLKHLPVLMVTAEAKREQIIEAAQAGVNGYVVKPFTAQALKDKIEKIFERIG, encoded by the coding sequence ATGAAAATCCTCATCGTTGATGACTTCTCAACGATGCGGCGGATCATAAAAAACCTGTTGCGTGACCTTGGGTTCACCAACACGGTCGAGGCGGATGACGGTATTACCGCGATTCCGGTCCTCAACAGCGGGAGCATCGACTTTCTGGTAACGGACTGGAACATGCCCGGCATGACCGGTATTGATCTGCTGCGCCATGTGCGTGCCGATGAAAAACTCAAACACCTGCCGGTGTTGATGGTCACGGCCGAAGCCAAGCGCGAGCAAATCATCGAAGCCGCTCAGGCGGGGGTGAACGGCTATGTGGTCAAGCCATTCACGGCTCAGGCGTTGAAAGACAAGATTGAAAAGATCTTCGAACGCATCGGTTGA
- a CDS encoding chemotaxis protein CheA yields the protein MSFGADEEILQDFLVEAGEILEQLSEQLVELESRPDDADLLNAIFRGFHTVKGGAGFLQLNELVECCHIAENVFDILRKGERRVDSELMDVVLEALDAVNSMFSEVRERSPITAATPELLAALARLAEPQTADEAAPVAEAVQAPAAESESGDITDNEFEQLLDSLNAVKAQAEAPVVVPPPAADVATSDEITDAEFESLLDQLHGKGQFAADAVVAAPTTPAAPKAAGDSSDITDDEFEALLDQLHGKGNFAVDALESAIASAPAPAAPTAKAAGDDLISDHEFESLLDELHGKGKFTEVGTGAVVSAPVAKAPAPAAKPVAKAPEPKVESPKPAAAAAPAPARAPSAPPPEKPASEAETTVRVDTARLDEIMNMVGELVLVRNRLVRLGLNSGDEAMSKAVSNLDVVTADLQTAVMKTRMQPIKKVFGRFPRLVRDLARQLKKEINLELVGEETDLDKNLVEALADPLVHLVRNSVDHGIEEPADREAMGKPRSGKVILSAEQEGDHILLSISDDGKGMDADVLRGIAVKKGLMDKDAADRLSESDCFNLIFAPGFSTKTEISDVSGRGVGMDVVKTKIAQLNGTINIYSTKGKGSKIVIKVPLTLAIMPTLMVMLGNQAFAFPLVNVNEIFHLDLSRTNVVDGQEVVIVRDKALPLFYLKRWLVSSAAHEEQREGHVVILSVGTQRIGFVVDQLVGQEEVVIKPLGKMLQGTPGMSGATITGDGRIALILDVPSMLKRYAARRI from the coding sequence ATGAGCTTCGGCGCCGATGAAGAGATCCTTCAGGATTTCCTGGTTGAGGCCGGCGAGATTCTAGAGCAACTGTCCGAGCAACTGGTCGAGCTGGAAAGCCGGCCGGATGATGCGGATTTGCTCAATGCAATTTTTCGCGGTTTTCACACTGTAAAAGGGGGCGCCGGCTTCCTCCAGCTCAACGAGCTGGTGGAGTGCTGTCACATCGCCGAGAACGTGTTCGACATCCTGCGCAAGGGTGAACGACGCGTCGACTCGGAACTGATGGACGTGGTTCTCGAAGCACTGGACGCGGTGAACAGCATGTTCAGCGAAGTCCGCGAGCGCAGCCCGATCACGGCTGCCACGCCTGAATTACTGGCTGCCCTGGCCCGTCTGGCCGAGCCGCAAACCGCCGACGAAGCGGCGCCTGTTGCTGAAGCGGTGCAAGCACCTGCCGCCGAAAGCGAATCAGGCGACATCACCGATAACGAATTTGAACAACTGCTGGACTCGCTGAATGCCGTCAAGGCTCAGGCCGAGGCTCCCGTGGTTGTTCCGCCGCCTGCCGCCGATGTGGCAACCAGCGACGAAATCACCGATGCCGAGTTCGAGTCGTTGCTCGATCAATTGCACGGCAAAGGCCAGTTCGCCGCCGATGCCGTGGTCGCAGCGCCTACCACACCGGCTGCCCCGAAAGCGGCAGGGGACAGCTCCGACATCACCGACGACGAGTTCGAGGCACTGCTCGATCAGTTGCACGGCAAAGGCAACTTTGCCGTCGATGCATTGGAGTCGGCGATTGCTTCGGCTCCGGCCCCGGCTGCGCCAACCGCTAAAGCGGCCGGCGACGATCTGATCTCCGATCATGAGTTCGAATCGCTGCTCGACGAATTGCATGGCAAAGGCAAGTTCACCGAGGTTGGCACTGGCGCAGTGGTTTCTGCTCCTGTCGCCAAGGCGCCAGCACCGGCTGCGAAACCTGTGGCCAAAGCGCCCGAGCCAAAAGTCGAATCGCCGAAACCGGCCGCCGCTGCTGCACCGGCTCCTGCCCGTGCCCCGTCTGCGCCACCACCGGAAAAACCGGCCAGCGAAGCCGAGACCACCGTGCGGGTCGATACCGCGCGTCTCGACGAAATCATGAACATGGTCGGCGAGTTGGTACTGGTGCGTAACCGCCTGGTCCGTCTGGGCCTCAACAGCGGCGACGAAGCCATGTCCAAGGCCGTGTCGAACCTCGACGTGGTCACGGCCGACCTGCAAACCGCGGTCATGAAGACCCGGATGCAGCCGATCAAGAAAGTCTTCGGGCGCTTCCCGCGTCTGGTTCGCGACCTGGCTCGCCAGCTCAAGAAAGAGATCAACCTGGAATTGGTCGGCGAAGAAACCGACCTCGACAAGAACCTCGTCGAGGCCCTGGCCGACCCGCTGGTCCACTTGGTGCGCAACTCGGTCGACCACGGTATCGAAGAGCCGGCTGATCGCGAAGCGATGGGCAAGCCCCGCAGTGGCAAAGTGATCCTGTCCGCCGAACAGGAAGGCGACCACATCCTGCTGTCCATCTCCGATGACGGCAAGGGTATGGACGCTGATGTTTTGCGCGGTATCGCCGTGAAAAAAGGCCTGATGGACAAGGATGCGGCGGACCGTCTCAGCGAGTCCGATTGCTTCAACCTGATCTTCGCGCCGGGTTTCTCGACCAAGACCGAGATTTCCGACGTCTCCGGGCGCGGCGTGGGCATGGACGTGGTGAAAACCAAAATCGCCCAGCTCAACGGCACCATCAATATCTACTCGACCAAGGGCAAGGGCTCGAAGATCGTCATCAAGGTCCCGTTAACCTTGGCGATCATGCCGACGCTGATGGTCATGCTCGGCAACCAGGCGTTCGCGTTCCCGCTGGTGAACGTCAATGAAATCTTCCACCTCGACCTGTCGCGCACCAACGTGGTGGACGGCCAGGAAGTGGTGATCGTGCGGGACAAGGCACTGCCTCTGTTCTACCTCAAGCGCTGGCTGGTCAGCTCCGCCGCTCACGAAGAGCAGCGCGAAGGCCATGTGGTGATCCTTTCGGTGGGCACTCAGCGGATCGGCTTCGTCGTCGACCAGTTGGTGGGCCAGGAAGAAGTGGTCATCAAGCCATTGGGCAAAATGCTCCAGGGAACCCCGGGCATGTCCGGCGCCACCATCACCGGTGACGGCCGCATTGCGCTGATTCTCGATGTCCCGAGCATGCTCAAGCGTTACGCCGCACGGCGTATTTGA